In Cydia pomonella isolate Wapato2018A chromosome 1, ilCydPomo1, whole genome shotgun sequence, one genomic interval encodes:
- the LOC133526656 gene encoding mast cell protease 4-like: MNFKILLILLPTFSSAKSKMDAFIVGGREVSIDLWPFIAFIESTNSRMMVAVCGGSLLSSQTVLTAAHCLDDITDNKREMDDYHFTIYMGHSAYHKASIARRVKDYETPPQYDPDNEDVVADIGVMFLHFPVKFLPNVKKVILFDRRFRLRRDRLMVVAGWGKTAPGEKSSTSLILKAVRMVAISAKACKRQIPFIDVNLVVCTAPSAEYAYSGDSGGPLVKRASHYQIGIVSFRHEDSGVTVFTSVPEYYDWINETQFTLYKTHCKK, translated from the exons ATGAACTTCAAAATATTACTAATCCTTCTTCCGACCTTTTCATCGGCAAAATCCAAGATGGATGCATTTATAGTAGGCGGGAGAGAGGTGTCCATAGATCTCTGGCCTTTCATCGCGTTTATCGAATCAACCAATAGCCGTATGATGGTTGCGGTGTGCGGGGGATCTCTTCTAAGTTCACAGACTGTTTTAACAGCTGCACATTGTTTGGACGATATCACGGATAACAAAAGGGAAATGGATGA TTATCACTTCACAATATACATGGGTCACTCCGCTTACCACAAAGCCTCCATAGCTCGCAGAGTGAAAGACTACGAGACACCACCACAATACGACCCTGACAACGAAGACGTGGTAGCAGACATAGGTGTCATGTTCCTTCATTTTCCGGTCAAGTTTCTGCCCAATGTGAAGAAGGTTATACTGTTTGATCGCCGATTTCGTTTGAGGAGGGATAGGCTTATGGTGGTTGCCGGTTGGGGTAAG ACTGCTCCCGGTGAGAAAAGCTCAACAAGTCTCATACTTAAGGCCGTCAGAATGGTAGCAATATCTGCCAAAGCTTGCAAGCGCCAGATCCCATTCATAGATGTCAATTTGGTGGTGTGTACTGCGCCATCCGCGGAATACGCTTACAG tgGAGACTCCGGCGGGCCACTGGTGAAACGTGCTAGCCACTACCAGATAGGTATAGTGTCCTTCCGTCACGAGGATAGCGGCGTGACTGTGTTCACCAGCGTGCCTGAATATTACGACTGGATAAACGAAACGCAGTTCACGCTTTACAAGACACattgcaagaaataa
- the LOC133529580 gene encoding chymotrypsin-1-like, which yields MFQIFLLSFAVISSADKMSPFIVGGNEVSIKNWPFVAFVQITGSYVPAACGGSLLSSQTVLTAAHCLDDLSNKKKVKGVQFRIFMGHTLITRAKLTRSVLDYETHRNYSPVDRIPQFDIGIMFLSRPVQFGPEVKKAILQRKFNANIDKKLAVAGWGRTDTYKFGDISKRLKAVMVKLETNNICKRLTGVICTQHFKEFPYTGDSGGPMVNANNLLQLGIVSFRLMKTGTSGFTSIPYYWDWINKTQLKLFERFCKTGK from the exons ATGTTTCAAATATTCCTGCTAAGCTTCGCCGTCATCTCCTCAGCCGACAAAATGAGCCCCTTCATAGTAGGAGGCAACGAGGTTTCAATAAAGAACTGGCCCTTCGTTGCCTTCGTACAAATAACTGGAAGCTATGTGCCTGCGGCGTGTGGGGGCTCTCTCCTGAGCTCGCAAACTGTGCTCACAGCAGCTCACTGTCTAGACGACTTAAGCAATAAAAAGAAAGTGAAAGG TGTCCAATTCAGGATTTTCATGGGCCACACATTAATCACACGAGCGAAACTGACGCGAAGTGTCTTAGACTATGAGACACACAGGAACTACTCACCTGTTGATAGGATCCCGCAATTTGACATCGGAATCATGTTCCTGTCGAGACCTGTCCAATTCGGGCCCGAAGTTAAAAAGGCGATTTTACAACGGAAGTTTAATGCCAATATTGACAAGAAGTTGGCGGTGGCTGGGTGGGGTAGA ACAGATACATACAAATTTGGTGATATCAGCAAGAGGCTAAAAGCGGTCATGGTGAAGCTGGAAACGAATAATATATGTAAACGTCTGACGGGAGTCATCTGCACCCAACATTTTAAAGAATTTCCATACAC cggGGACTCTGGTGGCCCTATGGTAAATGCCAATAACCTTCTGCAACTTGGTATAGTCTCTTTTCGACTTATGAAGACGGGGACATCAGGCTTTACCAGCATACCGTATTACTGGGATTGGATCAATAAGACACAACTCAAATTGTTCGAAAGATTTTGCAAAACGGGAAAGTAA
- the LOC133526665 gene encoding chymotrypsin-1-like has translation MLHIFLLSFAVASADKMEPFIVGGNEASISDWPFMVYIEISEFSFYAAACGGSLISSQTVLTAAHCLDDFNEKRALDGITFKVYMGHSRHARAIMIRGVLDYETPKQYSPDDDDVRADIGIMFLMRPVIFIANVQKAILQRSFNIYEDRNLVVAGWGRTKPGDKGSSSWTLKEVKMQPDSYRKCRDLYRVICARNYREYPYSGDSGGPVVNTVTRYQVGIVSVRDVETGLTILTSVPEYWEWIRWTQFKLFRKYCDMRK, from the exons ATGCTACACATATTTCTGCTGAGCTTCGCAGTTGCGTCAGCTGACAAAATGGAGCCTTTCATAGTGGGAGGAAACGAGGCTTCTATAAGCGATTGGCCTTTTATGGTATATATAGAAATATCCGAGTTTTCTTTTTACGCGGCGGCGTGCGGAGGATCACTCATCAGCTCGCAGACTGTGCTGACTGCAGCCCACTGTCTGGATGATTTCAACGAAAAAAGGGCATTGGACGG AATCACATTTAAGGTTTACATGGGCCACTCAAGACACGCCAGAGCGATTATGATTCGAGGAGTGTTAGACTATGAAACGCCCAAACAATACTCCCCTGATGATGACGACGTGCGCGCTGATATCGGTATCATGTTCTTGATGAGACCTGTTATATTCATAGCCAACGTTCAAAAGGCGATATTGCAACGCAGCTTTAATATTTACGAGGACAGGAATCTGGTGGTGGCTGGGTGGGGCAGG ACCAAACCAGGCGACAAAGGTAGTTCCAGCTGGACGCTAAAAGAGGTCAAAATGCAGCCGGATTCATACAGGAAATGCAGGGATTTGTACAGAGTCATCTGCGCTAGGAATTATAGGGAATACCCATACAG TGGAGATTCCGGTGGTCCCGTCGTAAACACTGTTACCCGTTACCAAGTCGGGATAGTGTCGGTCAGAGACGTGGAAACAGGGCTCACTATCTTGACAAGCGTACCAGAATACTGGGAATGGATAAGGTGGACGCAATTTAAGTTGTTCCGAAAATATTGTGACATGAGGAAGTAA
- the LOC133529571 gene encoding chymotrypsin-1-like → MFHVLLNAISVSASKMEPFIVGGQEVSVEDWPFIAFVEVTWFGLLAMACGGSLISSQTVLSAAHCMDDITEKKAHMTGISFNIYMGHTSYAKAKMTRVVLDYETHEDYSPEDTEVRYDIGIMFLTSPVRFSDNVQKAILQPSFSFKEDSHMVIAGWGYTAPGNKGTGSERLNAIEMTAKKYRSCKNMYKVICAASEEGHPFTGDSGGPVLNVQTQHQVGIVSMRDLDTGITILTSVPDYWDWIRKTQHKLFRRFCGQIK, encoded by the exons ATGTTCCACGTCCTGCTAAATGCTATTTCTGTATCAGCAAGCAAAATGGAGCCCTTCATAGTGGGAGGGCAAGAGGTTTCCGTAGAAGACTGGCCATTCATTGCTTTCGTTGAGGTTACTTGGTTTGGTTTGTTAGCAATGGCGTGTGGTGGGTCACTGATCAGCTCGCAGACGGTGTTGAGCGCAGCGCATTGTATGGATGATATCACGGAGAAGAAAGCGCATATGACAGG AATATCTTTCAACATTTATATGGGTCATACATCGTACGCAAAAGCAAAAATGACTCGAGTGGTCTTAGATTACGAGACGCACGAAGATTACTCGCCAGAAGACACCGAAGTGCGATATGACATCGGCATCATGTTTTTAACGTCACCGGTCAGATTTTCTGACAATGTGCAGAAGGCGATATTGCAACCCAGCTTTAGTTTTAAAGAGGACAGTCATATGGTTATAGCTGGATGGGGTTAT ACAGCCCCAGGAAATAAAGGAACCGGGAGCGAGAGGCTAAACGCGATTGAAATGACCGCAAAGAAGTACAGGagctgtaaaaatatgtataaagtcATCTGTGCAGCCAGTGAAGAGGGACACCCTTTTAC TGGAGACTCTGGTGGCCCAGTTTTAAACGTTCAAACTCAACACCAAGTCGGGATAGTATCGATGAGAGATCTAGACACAGGGATCACCATCTTGACCAGCGTACCGGATTACTGGGATTGGATAAGAAAAACGCAACACAAGCTTTTCCGGAGATTTTGTGGACAGATAAAGTAA